A region from the Citrobacter koseri ATCC BAA-895 genome encodes:
- a CDS encoding valine--tRNA ligase, giving the protein MEKTYNPQDIEQPLYEHWEQQGYFKPNGDESQESFCIMIPPPNVTGSLHMGHAFQQTIMDTLIRYQRMQGKNTLWQVGTDHAGIATQMVVERKIAAEEGKTRHDYGRDAFIDKIWQWKAESGGTITRQMRRLGNSVDWERERFTMDEGLSNAVKEVFVRLYKEDLIYRGKRLVNWDPKLRTAISDLEVENRESKGSMWHIRYPLADGAKTADGKDYLVVATTRPETLLGDTGVAVNPEDPRYKDLIGKFVVLPLVNRRIPIVGDEHADMEKGTGCVKITPAHDFNDYEVGRRHQLPMINILTFDGDIRESAEVYDTKGEESDVYSNEIPAEFQKLERFAARKAVVAAIDALGLLEEIKPHDLTVPYGDRGGVVIEPMLTDQWYVRADVLAKPAVEAVENGDIQFVPKQYENMYFSWMRDIQDWCISRQLWWGHRIPAWYDDAGNVYVGRSEDEVRQENNLSADVALRQDDDVLDTWFSSALWTFSTLGWPENTDALRQFHPTSVMVSGFDIIFFWIARMIMMTMHFIKDENGKPQVPFKTVYMTGLIRDDEGQKMSKSKGNVIDPLDMVDGISLPDLLEKRTGNMMQPQLAEKIAKRTEKQFPDGIEPHGTDALRFTLAALASTGRDINWDMKRLEGYRNFCNKLWNASRFVLMNTEDQDCGFNGGEMTLSLADRWILAEFNQTIKAYREALDSFRFDIAAGILYEFTWNQFCDWYLELTKPVMNGGSEAELRGTRNTLVTVLEGLLRLAHPIIPFITETIWQRVKVISGITADTIMLQPFPQYDASQVDEAALADTEWLKQAIVAVRNIRAEMNIAPGKPLELLLRGCSEEAIRRVNDNRSFLLNLARLESITVLPADDKGPVSVTKIIDGAELLIPMAGLIDKEAELARLAKEVAKVEAEIGRIEGKLANEGFVARAPEAVIAKEREKLENYAEAKAKLIEQQAVIAAL; this is encoded by the coding sequence ATGGAAAAGACATATAACCCACAAGATATCGAACAGCCGCTTTACGAGCACTGGGAGCAGCAGGGCTACTTTAAGCCGAATGGCGATGAAAGCCAGGAAAGCTTCTGCATCATGATCCCGCCGCCAAACGTCACCGGCAGTTTGCATATGGGTCACGCCTTCCAGCAAACCATCATGGATACCCTGATCCGCTATCAGCGCATGCAGGGTAAAAACACCCTGTGGCAGGTCGGTACTGACCACGCCGGGATCGCTACCCAGATGGTGGTTGAGCGCAAGATTGCCGCAGAAGAGGGTAAAACCCGCCACGACTATGGCCGCGATGCCTTCATCGACAAAATCTGGCAGTGGAAAGCGGAATCCGGCGGCACCATTACTCGCCAGATGCGCCGTCTGGGCAACTCCGTAGACTGGGAGCGCGAACGCTTCACCATGGACGAAGGTCTTTCCAATGCCGTGAAAGAAGTGTTTGTCCGCCTGTACAAAGAAGATCTGATTTACCGTGGCAAGCGCCTGGTCAACTGGGACCCGAAACTGCGCACCGCTATCTCTGACCTGGAAGTGGAAAACCGCGAGTCCAAAGGCTCTATGTGGCACATCCGCTATCCGCTGGCTGACGGTGCGAAAACCGCAGACGGTAAAGATTACCTGGTGGTCGCCACCACCCGCCCGGAAACCCTGCTGGGCGATACTGGCGTGGCCGTCAACCCGGAAGATCCGCGTTATAAAGATCTGATTGGCAAATTCGTGGTGCTGCCGCTGGTGAACCGTCGTATTCCGATCGTGGGCGACGAGCATGCCGACATGGAAAAAGGCACCGGCTGCGTGAAGATCACCCCGGCGCACGACTTTAACGACTATGAAGTGGGCCGTCGTCATCAGCTTCCGATGATCAATATTCTGACCTTTGACGGCGATATCCGTGAAAGCGCGGAAGTGTATGACACCAAAGGCGAAGAGTCCGACGTTTACTCCAACGAAATCCCGGCTGAGTTCCAGAAACTGGAGCGCTTTGCCGCACGTAAAGCAGTGGTTGCCGCTATCGATGCCCTCGGCCTGCTGGAAGAGATTAAACCGCACGACCTGACCGTTCCTTACGGCGACCGTGGCGGCGTGGTTATCGAACCAATGCTGACCGACCAGTGGTACGTACGTGCTGACGTGCTGGCAAAACCGGCAGTGGAAGCGGTAGAGAATGGCGATATCCAGTTCGTGCCAAAACAGTACGAAAACATGTACTTCTCCTGGATGCGTGACATTCAGGACTGGTGTATCTCCCGTCAGCTGTGGTGGGGCCACCGCATCCCGGCATGGTACGACGACGCGGGCAACGTCTACGTTGGCCGTAGCGAAGACGAAGTGCGTCAGGAAAACAACCTGAGCGCCGACGTTGCGCTGCGTCAGGACGACGACGTACTGGACACCTGGTTCTCTTCCGCGCTATGGACCTTCTCGACTCTCGGCTGGCCGGAAAACACCGACGCGCTGCGTCAGTTCCACCCGACCAGCGTGATGGTCTCCGGTTTCGACATCATCTTCTTCTGGATTGCCCGCATGATCATGATGACCATGCACTTCATCAAAGATGAAAACGGCAAGCCGCAGGTACCGTTCAAGACCGTCTACATGACCGGTCTGATTCGCGATGACGAAGGCCAGAAGATGTCCAAATCCAAGGGTAATGTTATCGACCCGCTGGATATGGTTGACGGCATTTCCCTGCCGGATCTGCTGGAAAAACGTACCGGCAACATGATGCAGCCGCAGCTGGCTGAGAAGATTGCCAAACGTACCGAGAAACAATTCCCGGACGGCATTGAGCCGCACGGTACTGACGCCCTGCGTTTCACCCTGGCGGCGCTGGCCTCTACCGGCCGCGACATCAACTGGGATATGAAGCGTCTGGAAGGCTACCGTAACTTCTGTAACAAGCTGTGGAACGCCAGCCGCTTTGTGCTGATGAATACCGAAGATCAGGATTGCGGCTTCAACGGTGGCGAGATGACCCTGTCGCTGGCAGACCGCTGGATCCTGGCGGAGTTCAACCAGACCATCAAAGCGTACCGCGAAGCGCTGGACAGCTTCCGCTTCGATATCGCAGCGGGCATTCTGTACGAGTTTACCTGGAACCAGTTCTGCGACTGGTATCTGGAGCTGACCAAGCCGGTCATGAACGGCGGCTCTGAAGCAGAACTGCGCGGCACCCGCAACACGCTGGTCACCGTGCTGGAAGGTCTGCTGCGCCTGGCGCATCCGATCATCCCGTTTATCACCGAGACCATCTGGCAGCGTGTGAAGGTGATTTCCGGCATTACCGCCGACACCATCATGCTGCAACCGTTCCCGCAGTACGATGCCTCCCAGGTGGATGAAGCCGCGCTGGCCGATACCGAATGGCTGAAGCAGGCAATCGTTGCCGTACGTAACATCCGTGCGGAAATGAATATCGCGCCGGGCAAACCGCTGGAACTGCTGCTGCGTGGTTGCAGCGAAGAAGCGATTCGCCGCGTGAACGACAACCGCAGCTTCCTGCTGAACCTGGCGCGTCTGGAAAGCATCACCGTGCTGCCAGCCGATGACAAAGGTCCGGTTTCCGTGACGAAGATTATCGATGGCGCCGAGCTGCTGATCCCGATGGCGGGGCTGATTGACAAAGAAGCCGAGCTGGCGCGTCTGGCGAAAGAAGTGGCGAAGGTCGAAGCTGAAATTGGCCGCATTGAAGGCAAGCTGGCGAACGAAGGTTTTGTCGCCCGCGCACCGGAAGCGGTGATCGCCAAAGAGCGTGAGAAGCTGGAAAACTACGCGGAAGCGAAAGCGAAGCTGATTGAACAGCAGGCAGTTATCGCCGCGCTGTAA
- a CDS encoding DUF943 family protein, whose product MKPKRNVIIGSLVLLICGYLLWAQRPVTILRAGERFEYDPTLFHGLYVSSERGFMDFEAYDIAVNHFALTEWGRIHWYLQHKNELKAKYHIPTSASYYIVFWDIGGGFIDGEKSGDGDLFCFPPQKNTKENCIEKNVLLIVEFDAGSYERFSFSNIEYYWITMPDGKLVRIKNAL is encoded by the coding sequence ATGAAGCCGAAACGTAACGTCATTATCGGCAGCTTGGTGTTGCTGATATGCGGTTATCTCCTCTGGGCTCAACGACCTGTGACAATCCTTCGGGCTGGCGAGAGATTTGAGTATGATCCTACGCTTTTTCATGGGCTTTATGTTAGCAGTGAACGTGGTTTTATGGATTTTGAGGCTTATGATATTGCAGTTAACCACTTTGCATTAACCGAGTGGGGACGGATACACTGGTATCTGCAGCACAAAAATGAGCTGAAGGCAAAATACCATATACCAACAAGTGCCTCTTACTATATTGTTTTTTGGGATATTGGCGGCGGGTTTATCGATGGAGAGAAATCAGGCGATGGTGATCTGTTTTGTTTTCCGCCACAAAAAAACACAAAAGAAAATTGTATTGAAAAAAATGTGCTGCTAATCGTGGAATTCGACGCGGGATCTTACGAAAGATTTTCTTTCAGCAACATAGAGTATTACTGGATCACCATGCCGGACGGGAAGCTGGTACGAATAAAAAATGCCTTATAA
- a CDS encoding DUF3289 family protein yields the protein MNIDTFLVMSLPYEIFSTSRRFENYYIDDMQCGDLSDWDFEMLGVMDISARVDPFRCLQFDMMTTFNIHPMNFDHQQLQGTPISRQYCADILFDEMKVLSTQFASGQYAFLIGELIDHFHYGNGRPWSSERLNHAYAEVIRGAGTNDVLIKIQKAIDYHLYLNREASLDYNFFTSLNLAIRHLKLPKFNRFNDRFNGLGISVHDIYVQQIKLVRFQRYAMSWEGLLSFKGQDHFGLGREDIANELYKNFCFFRIWFFLQRHSDYAYRPFLTNLNAHAHIKGSV from the coding sequence ATGAATATAGATACATTTTTAGTAATGTCTCTTCCGTATGAGATTTTTTCCACATCTCGTCGCTTTGAAAATTATTATATTGATGATATGCAGTGTGGTGATTTGAGCGATTGGGATTTTGAGATGCTTGGGGTGATGGATATCTCGGCTCGTGTTGATCCGTTCAGGTGTTTGCAATTTGATATGATGACCACCTTTAATATTCATCCTATGAATTTTGACCATCAACAATTGCAAGGAACTCCGATTAGTCGCCAGTATTGCGCAGATATTTTGTTTGATGAGATGAAAGTGCTGTCTACGCAATTTGCCAGTGGGCAGTATGCCTTCCTTATTGGAGAGTTGATTGATCATTTTCATTATGGTAATGGACGGCCCTGGTCAAGCGAGCGTCTGAATCATGCGTACGCAGAAGTCATTAGGGGGGCTGGAACGAATGATGTGTTGATAAAAATTCAGAAAGCAATAGATTATCATTTGTATTTGAACCGAGAAGCAAGTCTGGATTACAATTTTTTTACGAGTCTTAACCTAGCAATAAGGCATTTGAAGCTACCAAAATTCAACCGTTTTAACGACAGATTTAATGGCTTGGGGATAAGCGTACATGATATTTATGTACAACAAATCAAACTGGTGCGTTTTCAGCGCTATGCCATGTCATGGGAGGGATTACTTTCTTTTAAAGGGCAGGATCATTTTGGCCTCGGCAGAGAGGATATTGCTAACGAACTCTATAAAAATTTCTGCTTCTTCCGCATCTGGTTTTTCCTGCAACGACATAGTGACTATGCGTACAGACCATTTCTGACAAATTTAAATGCCCATGCGCATATTAAGGGAAGCGTATGA
- a CDS encoding DUF943 family protein, whose product MKSKREVVIVSLVLLICGYLLWTQRPVTIFRAEVGLEDDPMYLHGLYTSSKRGFIDKEWYDIAVDHLALTEWGRIHWYLEHKAELKRKYRIPTSTSYSIAFLGIGSGFIDIDKSGDSDLYCFSPKKDTKENCIEKNMLLEVDFDAGSYERFSFGDSEYYWITMPDGKLVRIKSA is encoded by the coding sequence ATGAAGTCAAAACGCGAAGTCGTCATTGTTAGCCTGGTACTGCTGATATGTGGTTATCTGCTTTGGACTCAGCGACCGGTGACTATATTTCGGGCTGAAGTCGGACTCGAAGATGACCCTATGTATTTACATGGACTTTATACCAGCAGTAAACGAGGGTTTATTGACAAGGAGTGGTATGATATTGCGGTTGACCACCTGGCATTAACCGAATGGGGGCGGATTCACTGGTATTTGGAGCACAAAGCTGAACTTAAGAGAAAATACCGTATACCAACGAGTACCTCATACAGTATTGCTTTTTTGGGTATTGGTAGCGGATTTATCGATATTGATAAGTCAGGCGATAGCGATCTGTATTGTTTCTCCCCAAAAAAAGATACAAAAGAAAATTGTATCGAAAAAAATATGCTCCTGGAGGTGGATTTCGATGCAGGAAGTTATGAGCGATTTTCTTTCGGTGACAGTGAGTATTACTGGATAACCATGCCGGACGGGAAGCTTGTTAGAATAAAAAGCGCATAA
- a CDS encoding DUF3289 family protein, whose amino-acid sequence MINDMYLLMSLPREIFSTSHRFEDYHIDDMQYGDLDDWDFYSLGLKDISARVDPFRCLQFDMMTTFNSQALDFGHQQPQGRPISRQHCADILFDEMKELSVQFAKGLYSPIIGELIDHFHYGNGQLWFGELLNRAYADVIRGAGTNDVLMKVQKAINGRLYSERQVILDYNFFMELKTAIKRDSRLPKFNRFIDRFNGLGVSVHDIYAQQIKLVRFQRYAMSWEGLLSFKGQDHFGLGKEDITNTLYKNFRFFRIWFFLQRHRDYAYRPFLTNFSAHVCIEGNA is encoded by the coding sequence ATGATTAATGATATGTATTTATTAATGTCTCTGCCCCGTGAGATATTTTCTACATCCCATCGCTTTGAAGATTATCATATTGATGATATGCAGTATGGCGATTTGGACGACTGGGATTTTTACTCTCTGGGGTTGAAGGATATCTCTGCTCGGGTTGACCCGTTCAGGTGTTTGCAATTTGATATGATGACTACTTTTAATTCGCAGGCTTTGGATTTCGGCCATCAGCAACCACAAGGTAGGCCTATTAGTCGCCAGCATTGTGCAGATATTCTGTTTGATGAGATGAAAGAACTGTCAGTACAATTCGCTAAAGGGTTATATTCCCCTATTATTGGGGAATTGATTGATCATTTCCATTACGGTAACGGGCAGCTATGGTTTGGAGAACTTCTAAATCGCGCGTATGCAGATGTCATTAGGGGAGCTGGAACAAATGATGTGTTGATGAAAGTCCAAAAGGCGATAAATGGTCGTTTATATTCGGAACGACAGGTGATCCTGGACTATAATTTTTTTATGGAACTCAAAACAGCGATAAAAAGAGACTCGAGGCTGCCAAAGTTCAACCGCTTTATCGACAGATTTAATGGTTTGGGGGTAAGCGTACATGATATTTATGCACAACAAATCAAACTGGTGCGTTTCCAGCGCTATGCCATGTCATGGGAGGGATTACTTTCTTTTAAAGGGCAGGATCATTTTGGTCTGGGCAAAGAGGATATTACCAATACGTTATATAAAAACTTTCGCTTCTTCCGCATCTGGTTTTTTCTACAGCGTCATCGTGACTATGCGTACAGGCCGTTTCTGACAAACTTTAGTGCCCATGTTTGTATTGAGGGTAACGCATGA
- a CDS encoding GNAT family N-acetyltransferase, with protein MSSTLFPLTLRRLTADDNAAIAHVIRQVSAEYGLTADKGYTVADPNLDELFQVYSQPGAAYWVVEQNGQVVGGGGVAPLGCSEPDICELQKMYFLPTVRGQGLAKKLALMALEHAREQGFKRCYLETTASLREAIGLYEHLGFEHISEPLGCTGHVDCEVRMLKTL; from the coding sequence ATGAGTTCTACGCTATTTCCCCTTACGCTACGCCGTCTTACCGCTGACGATAACGCTGCTATCGCCCACGTCATCCGCCAGGTTTCCGCTGAATACGGCCTGACCGCTGATAAAGGTTATACGGTTGCCGATCCTAATCTGGATGAATTGTTCCAGGTTTACAGTCAGCCAGGCGCGGCCTATTGGGTCGTCGAGCAGAACGGTCAGGTGGTGGGCGGCGGTGGCGTGGCGCCGTTAGGCTGTAGCGAACCGGATATCTGCGAACTGCAAAAAATGTACTTTTTGCCGACGGTGCGCGGCCAGGGGCTGGCGAAGAAACTGGCGCTGATGGCGCTGGAGCACGCGCGTGAGCAGGGGTTTAAACGCTGCTACCTGGAAACCACCGCATCCTTACGCGAAGCGATTGGCCTGTATGAACATCTGGGATTTGAGCATATCAGCGAACCGCTGGGCTGCACCGGGCATGTTGACTGCGAAGTCCGCATGCTGAAAACGCTGTAA
- the rraB gene encoding ribonuclease E inhibitor RraB, producing MANPELLEEQREETRLIIDELLEDGSDPDALYTIEHHFSADDFETLEKAAVEAFKLGYEVTEPEELEVEEGDTVICCDILSECALNADLIDAQVEQLMNLAEKFDVEYDGWGTYFEDPNGEEGEDGDDEDYVDEDDDGVRH from the coding sequence ATGGCAAACCCGGAACTACTGGAAGAGCAGCGTGAAGAGACGCGGCTGATTATTGACGAATTACTTGAAGATGGCAGCGATCCAGATGCGCTGTACACTATCGAGCACCACTTTTCCGCTGACGACTTCGAAACGCTGGAAAAAGCAGCCGTAGAAGCGTTCAAACTCGGTTATGAAGTGACCGAGCCGGAAGAGCTGGAAGTGGAAGAAGGCGATACGGTGATTTGCTGCGATATCCTCAGCGAATGTGCGCTGAATGCCGATCTGATTGATGCTCAGGTTGAACAACTGATGAACCTGGCTGAGAAATTTGACGTGGAATATGACGGCTGGGGTACGTACTTCGAAGATCCGAACGGCGAAGAGGGTGAAGACGGCGACGATGAAGATTACGTCGACGAAGACGATGACGGCGTACGCCACTAA
- the argF gene encoding ornithine carbamoyltransferase, producing MSTFYQKHFLKLLDFTSAELTALLQLAAKLKADKKNGVEVARLTGKNIALIFEKDSTRTRCSFEVAAYDQGARVTYLGPSGSQIGHKESIKDTARVLGRMYDGIQYRGHGQEVVETLAEYAGVPVWNGLTNEFHPTQLLADLLTMQEHLPGKAFNEMTLVYAGDARNNMGNSMLEAAALTGLDLRLVAPQACWPEASLVAECKALAQKNGGDITLTEDIAAGVKGADFIYTDVWVSMGEAKEKWAERIALLRQYQVNSAMMAQTGNPQVKFLHCLPAFHDDQTTLGKKMAEEFGLHGGMEVTDAVFESPASIVFDQAENRMHTIKAVMVATLAK from the coding sequence ATGTCTACGTTTTATCAGAAACATTTTTTGAAATTACTCGATTTCACCTCCGCTGAACTCACCGCTCTGCTGCAACTCGCCGCCAAACTGAAAGCCGACAAGAAAAACGGCGTAGAAGTCGCCAGACTGACCGGCAAAAACATCGCGCTCATCTTCGAAAAAGACTCGACCCGCACCCGATGCTCTTTCGAAGTTGCCGCATACGATCAGGGCGCTCGCGTAACGTACCTTGGGCCAAGCGGCAGCCAGATTGGGCATAAAGAGTCAATTAAAGACACCGCTCGCGTACTGGGACGCATGTATGACGGTATTCAGTACCGCGGCCACGGCCAGGAAGTGGTCGAAACGCTGGCGGAATATGCAGGCGTTCCCGTGTGGAACGGGTTGACCAACGAGTTTCACCCCACGCAGCTGCTGGCGGATTTGCTGACCATGCAGGAACATCTGCCGGGCAAAGCCTTCAATGAGATGACCCTGGTTTACGCTGGCGATGCGCGTAACAACATGGGAAATTCCATGCTGGAAGCCGCCGCGCTGACAGGGCTGGATTTACGTCTGGTGGCTCCGCAGGCCTGCTGGCCGGAAGCAAGCCTGGTCGCAGAGTGCAAAGCGCTGGCGCAAAAGAACGGCGGCGATATTACGCTGACTGAAGATATCGCAGCGGGCGTGAAAGGCGCGGACTTTATCTATACCGACGTATGGGTGTCGATGGGTGAAGCAAAAGAGAAATGGGCGGAGCGTATCGCACTGCTGCGTCAGTATCAGGTAAACAGCGCGATGATGGCGCAGACCGGTAATCCTCAGGTGAAGTTTCTGCACTGCCTGCCCGCATTCCACGATGATCAGACCACGCTTGGCAAGAAAATGGCCGAAGAGTTCGGTTTGCACGGCGGGATGGAAGTGACCGATGCGGTGTTTGAATCTCCGGCCAGCATCGTGTTTGACCAGGCGGAAAACCGGATGCACACCATCAAAGCGGTGATGGTGGCAACGCTGGCGAAATAA
- a CDS encoding YhcH/YjgK/YiaL family protein has product MIVGNIHNLQPWLPDVLRQAIEHIKAHVTDETAKGKHDIDGNRLFYLVSEDMTEPFEKRRAEYHARYLDIQIVLKGQEGMTFSTQPAGAPETDWLVDKDIAFLPEGAEEKTVILNEGDFVVFYPGEVHKPLCAVGAPAQVRKAVVKLLVE; this is encoded by the coding sequence ATGATCGTTGGCAATATCCACAATCTGCAACCCTGGCTGCCGGACGTGCTGCGTCAGGCCATTGAACATATTAAAGCGCATGTGACGGATGAAACGGCAAAGGGCAAGCATGATATCGACGGCAATCGCCTGTTTTATCTGGTTTCGGAAGACATGACCGAGCCGTTTGAAAAGCGTCGTGCGGAGTATCACGCGCGCTATCTCGATATTCAGATCGTATTAAAGGGGCAGGAAGGAATGACCTTCAGCACCCAGCCTGCGGGCGCGCCGGAAACTGACTGGCTGGTGGATAAAGACATCGCGTTTTTGCCTGAAGGGGCAGAGGAGAAAACGGTGATCCTTAATGAAGGCGATTTTGTGGTCTTTTACCCGGGGGAAGTCCATAAGCCGCTGTGCGCCGTAGGGGCGCCAGCTCAGGTACGCAAAGCGGTCGTTAAGCTGCTGGTCGAGTAA
- the arcA gene encoding arginine deiminase: MEKHYVGSEIGQLRSVMLHRPNLSLKRLTPSNCQELLFDDVLSVERAGEEHDIFANTLRQQGIEVLLLTDLLTQTLDVIEAKTWLLETQISDYRLGPTFAADIRAWLADMPHRELARHLSGGLTYGEIPASIKNMVVDTHDINDFIMKPLPNHLFTRDTSCWIYNGVSINPMAKTARQRETNNLRAIYRWHPQFADGEFIKYFGDENINYDHATLEGGDVLVIGRGAVLIGMSERTTPQGIEFLAQSLFKHRQAERVIAVELPKHRSCMHLDTVMTHIDIDTFSVYPEVVRPDVQCWTLTPDGRGGLKRTQESTLVHAIEKALGIDQVRLITTGGDAFEAEREQWNDANNVLTLRPGVVVGYERNIWTNEKYDKAGITVLPIPGDELGRGRGGARCMSCPLERDGI; the protein is encoded by the coding sequence ATGGAAAAACATTATGTCGGTTCTGAAATCGGTCAATTACGTAGTGTGATGTTACACCGCCCTAATCTCAGTCTGAAAAGACTGACGCCGTCAAATTGCCAGGAGCTGCTTTTTGATGACGTTCTGTCGGTGGAACGCGCAGGCGAAGAGCACGATATTTTCGCTAATACGTTACGCCAACAAGGCATAGAGGTGTTGCTGCTAACCGACCTGCTGACGCAAACACTGGATGTTATCGAAGCCAAGACCTGGCTGCTGGAAACACAAATCTCCGACTATCGCCTGGGCCCGACGTTCGCGGCGGATATTCGCGCCTGGCTGGCGGATATGCCGCACCGGGAATTAGCGCGCCATTTAAGCGGTGGGCTGACATATGGCGAAATCCCCGCCTCGATTAAAAATATGGTGGTTGATACACACGATATTAATGACTTTATTATGAAGCCATTACCCAATCACTTATTTACCCGCGATACCTCATGCTGGATATATAACGGCGTGTCGATCAACCCAATGGCAAAAACAGCGCGCCAGCGTGAAACCAATAATCTGCGGGCAATTTATCGCTGGCATCCACAATTTGCAGATGGCGAATTTATTAAATATTTCGGCGACGAAAACATTAATTACGACCATGCCACGTTAGAAGGCGGGGACGTGCTGGTTATTGGTCGCGGCGCCGTGCTGATTGGCATGTCTGAACGTACCACCCCGCAGGGGATCGAGTTCCTCGCCCAGTCGCTGTTTAAACATCGCCAGGCCGAGCGCGTCATCGCCGTTGAGTTGCCAAAACACCGTTCCTGCATGCACCTCGATACCGTCATGACCCATATCGACATCGACACCTTCTCCGTCTACCCGGAAGTGGTTCGCCCGGACGTCCAGTGCTGGACCTTAACACCGGACGGGCGCGGCGGGCTGAAGCGTACCCAGGAAAGCACGCTGGTACACGCCATCGAAAAAGCCCTCGGCATTGATCAGGTGCGTTTGATCACCACTGGCGGCGATGCCTTCGAAGCCGAACGTGAGCAGTGGAATGACGCCAATAACGTTCTCACCCTGCGCCCCGGTGTGGTGGTCGGCTACGAGCGCAACATCTGGACCAACGAAAAATACGACAAAGCGGGCATCACCGTTCTGCCCATTCCTGGCGATGAACTGGGACGCGGACGCGGCGGCGCGCGCTGCATGAGCTGCCCGCTGGAACGCGACGGCATTTAA
- the arcC gene encoding carbamate kinase, protein MDNKPTLVVALGGNALLKRGEPLEADIQRKNIDLAAKTIAQLTQQWRVVLVHGNGPQVGLLALQNSAYDRVTPYPLDILGAESQGMIGYMLQQSLKNQLPQREISVLLTQVEVDADDPAFRNPTKYIGPVYDGDQANALQAEKGWIFKADGKAFRRVVPSPQPKRIVESDAIRALIARDHLVICNGGGGVPVVEKADGFHGIEAVIDKDLSAALLASQIHADALLILTDADAVYLDWGKPTQRPLAQVTPELLSEMQFDAGSMGPKVTACAEFVSHCQGIAGIGSLADGPAILSGDKGTLIRPETVDYDA, encoded by the coding sequence ATGGACAACAAACCCACTCTGGTTGTCGCACTGGGCGGCAATGCGCTGCTCAAACGCGGCGAACCGCTGGAAGCGGATATCCAGCGCAAAAACATCGATCTGGCGGCAAAAACCATCGCCCAACTGACGCAACAGTGGCGCGTGGTGCTGGTACACGGCAACGGCCCGCAGGTTGGCCTGCTGGCGTTGCAGAACAGCGCCTATGACCGCGTCACCCCCTACCCGCTCGATATTCTGGGCGCGGAAAGCCAGGGGATGATCGGCTACATGCTGCAACAGTCGCTGAAAAACCAGCTTCCGCAGCGTGAAATCAGCGTCCTGCTCACTCAGGTGGAAGTGGACGCCGACGATCCGGCATTCCGCAACCCAACCAAATATATCGGCCCGGTTTATGACGGCGACCAGGCCAACGCGCTACAGGCGGAAAAAGGCTGGATTTTCAAAGCCGACGGAAAAGCGTTTCGCCGCGTAGTGCCTTCGCCACAGCCCAAACGCATCGTTGAGAGCGACGCGATCCGCGCCCTGATCGCCCGCGACCATCTCGTGATCTGCAACGGCGGCGGCGGCGTGCCGGTAGTGGAAAAAGCCGATGGTTTTCATGGCATTGAAGCGGTGATCGACAAAGACCTCTCTGCCGCTCTGCTCGCCAGTCAAATCCACGCGGACGCGCTGCTGATCCTGACCGATGCCGACGCGGTGTACCTCGACTGGGGCAAGCCAACCCAACGCCCGCTGGCTCAGGTAACGCCGGAACTGCTCAGCGAAATGCAGTTCGATGCCGGTTCGATGGGGCCGAAAGTCACCGCCTGCGCCGAGTTTGTCAGCCACTGCCAGGGGATTGCCGGTATCGGTTCACTGGCCGACGGCCCGGCCATTCTCAGCGGTGACAAAGGCACTCTGATTCGACCCGAAACCGTCGATTACGACGCATAA